The Burkholderiales bacterium DNA segment TGCTTGCCGCAAGCCTGGGCAAGCGCCGCGGTTTTTTGTTTGCTCGACGCAAGCCTCGGTGTTTCCTTCACGAGCGAGAGCCCCGGCGTCGCATTCCACGAGCCGCGCTTGCCGGCTTTTCTCGACTCGATCGAAATACGCAAGCTGCAGGTGTACGACGGCTTTGTCGATGTTTGCCTGCACCGTCAAGGCGATCGGCCGTGCAGCGTCAAAATCATGCCGGCCGATCAGCACGTGGAGCACGCAGCACAGCATTGAATCGGCGTTTCCGATGTTTCATGGCCCGCCGCAACAAGAGCAAAGTTGACTGTGCGCGCCGAAAAATTCCTCGCGATGTTCACAACCGTCCACGCGCGCTTTAAACTGATCGCATTAGCTTGAATGGAATCGATGATATGGATGGCGCAGTGGCACGAAATACGGAAGCCGGCAAACACGCAACGCACCCGCTTATGCCGTTGGCATCGTTCGGTGTCGATTCGACTGCCGCCGAACATAAGCCCGATCTCAGAAAAACTGGATCGCATCCCGACCATTGGTACCCTCTCGCCCGCTCGCGCGATTTGAAGCGCGGTAAAGCTATCGGCGCGGTGTTTGCCGGCGAACCGATCGCGCTGGTGCGAACCGAAGGCGGCGAGGTATTCGCAATCGAGGATCGTTGCGCGCACCGGCAGGTGCCGTTGCACCAAGGTGTCGTCAAGGGCGAAACCCTGCAATGCAGCTATCACTGCTGGACCTACGACAAGACCGGCAAGTGCGTGAACGTGCCGTATCTGGACAAGTCGAGATCGCTGCCAAACGGCGTGCGCGGCTACCCGTGCCGCGAAGCCTATGGTCTGATCTTCGTTTATCCGGGCAATCTGGCCAGATTGGCTTCGGCGATTTTTCCGGACGTGCCGTCAGCGCTCGATCCGCATTACAAGACGCGCTATCTCGACCGCGAGGTGCGCTGCCATTATTCGTTCATGCACGAAAATCTGATGGACATGAATCATCAGTTTCTGCACAGGCGCTTGATGGGCGGCATCAGAACGGTGTTTCTCGAACTGCGGCGCGGCGATAACTGGGTCGAATGCGACTACACGTTTGCCCGAGTCGCAGGCAAGCAGCCGATCGGCGAAAAATTCATCGTCGGCAGCGGCAAGAAATCCGCGCAAGGCGGCCGCGATCTGATGACGATACGCACGGGCTATCCTTATCAAAGCCTGAAATTCACCCCCAGGGGCAGCGATCATCCGGCACTCGATCTGTGGAATGTTTATGTGCCGGTGGATCGCCAGCAACGCGCCAACCACACATACGGCCTGATGATGGTGCGCAAACCTTCCCTGCCCGGCGCCATCCACTTGCTGTGGCCCTTCATCATCTGGTTTACCGAAGGAATTTTTGCCGAAGACCGAACCATCGTCGAGCAGGAACAGCGCGCCTTCGATTTGCAAGGCGCCGACTGGAATCAGGAAATCTTTCCCATCATCAAAGAGCTGCGCAACGTGTTGATCACGCAAGGCGTGCCGCTGACTTCCGAGTTCGATCGCGGGATGCTTCCGGCTACCTAGGGATTTGCCTTTGCCAACCTGCCCGCCGATGAGGGACTCCAGGACGCGGCATCAGACGGCTTTGGCCGGCGTGAAATTGACCATCGTGCGGCCGCGCCGGACCGCGTCAGCCTGATTTGACCAGGCTGATCGAGGGATTACGAACTGCGCGGTTTTGCGCTGTATCCGCGGAGCGCTCGCTCTCAGGTGTCGTGCGGCTCCGATATTCCGATAGCCATGTGATCAGGTCGTTCGAAGACAGGGGTTTGCTGATCAGGAAACCTTGCACCAGGTCGCAACGAAGCTGCTTCAGCAAACGCAAATCCTCGTTATTCTCGACACCCTCGGCAACGACTCTGAGCCCCATGTTATGGCCCAGATCGATGGTCGAGCGCACGATCATGGCATCGTCCTTGTCCAGGACCATTCCCATCACGAATGATCTGTCGATTTTCAATTCATCGACCGGCAGCTTTTTCAGGTAAGACAACGACGAATAGCCTTTGCCGAAATCGTCGATAGACAGTTCGAATCCCATGCCGTGCAGCGTTTCCAGCGTCTCCATCGCGCGAGCCGGATCGTCCATGATCGCCCCTTCTGTGATTTCGATCCTGATCCATTGTGGTTCGACGCGGTACAGTTGCATAAGATCGAC contains these protein-coding regions:
- a CDS encoding aromatic ring-hydroxylating dioxygenase subunit alpha, whose amino-acid sequence is MPLASFGVDSTAAEHKPDLRKTGSHPDHWYPLARSRDLKRGKAIGAVFAGEPIALVRTEGGEVFAIEDRCAHRQVPLHQGVVKGETLQCSYHCWTYDKTGKCVNVPYLDKSRSLPNGVRGYPCREAYGLIFVYPGNLARLASAIFPDVPSALDPHYKTRYLDREVRCHYSFMHENLMDMNHQFLHRRLMGGIRTVFLELRRGDNWVECDYTFARVAGKQPIGEKFIVGSGKKSAQGGRDLMTIRTGYPYQSLKFTPRGSDHPALDLWNVYVPVDRQQRANHTYGLMMVRKPSLPGAIHLLWPFIIWFTEGIFAEDRTIVEQEQRAFDLQGADWNQEIFPIIKELRNVLITQGVPLTSEFDRGMLPAT